From one Candidatus Eisenbacteria bacterium genomic stretch:
- the hemC gene encoding hydroxymethylbilane synthase: MPKKIRIGTRGSDLALWQAHHVQDLLKHLGSETEITVIKTQGDKIDNVPLSELEGKGFFTKELEDAQLDGRVDMAVHSLKDLSTEMPEGLTLAAMIGREDPRELLLIRKDGVDPQRMTDREILPLRDKAVIGTSAARRQAQLRILRPDLQIKDLRGNVPTRVNRLREGQYDAILIARAGVRRLELELDDLVSCPLDVEAFIPAPGQGMLGIQCRDEEPLSDLLGHLNCEEAARAVRAERQLLKALEAGCQLPFGVNVRREGDHYRMVVFWQDPKSPENRLRFQIDGLDPMALASEAEKIITERT; the protein is encoded by the coding sequence ATGCCTAAAAAGATTCGAATCGGAACCCGCGGCAGCGATCTGGCCCTGTGGCAGGCTCATCATGTGCAGGACCTGCTCAAACATCTCGGATCGGAGACCGAAATCACCGTCATCAAGACCCAAGGGGATAAGATCGACAATGTCCCCCTCTCGGAGCTGGAGGGAAAGGGATTCTTCACCAAAGAACTTGAGGATGCCCAGTTGGATGGGCGTGTCGATATGGCGGTTCATTCCCTCAAGGATCTTTCGACGGAAATGCCGGAGGGGCTGACCCTTGCGGCCATGATCGGCCGGGAGGATCCCCGGGAGCTGCTCTTGATCCGGAAAGATGGAGTTGATCCTCAGCGAATGACGGATAGGGAGATCCTTCCGCTGCGGGATAAGGCCGTGATCGGCACGAGTGCCGCCCGGCGGCAGGCCCAACTGCGTATCCTAAGACCCGACTTGCAGATAAAGGATCTTCGCGGCAATGTTCCGACCCGCGTCAACAGGCTGAGAGAGGGGCAATATGATGCCATCCTGATCGCCCGCGCCGGCGTCCGGCGACTAGAGCTGGAACTTGATGACCTGGTCTCTTGTCCATTAGATGTTGAGGCCTTCATTCCCGCGCCGGGCCAGGGTATGCTCGGGATTCAGTGTCGCGACGAGGAGCCCCTGTCCGACCTCCTTGGCCATTTGAATTGCGAAGAGGCCGCCCGTGCGGTTCGTGCGGAACGTCAATTGCTAAAAGCTCTTGAAGCCGGCTGCCAACTTCCTTTCGGTGTCAATGTCCGGCGAGAAGGGGATCACTACCGGATGGTCGTCTTCTGGCAGGATCCAAAATCCCCTGAGAATAGGCTTCGTTTCCAGATCGACGGCCTGGATCCGATGGCGTTGGCCAGTGAGGCGGAGAAAATCATTACCGAGAGGACATAG